A genomic region of Blattabacterium cuenoti contains the following coding sequences:
- a CDS encoding NAD(P)-dependent oxidoreductase, whose translation MIKRILILDKDHPYIIYKLRKEGFICDENYFDPIEEITKIISLYDGIILRSRLKINKNLLKEAKKLKFIARIGSGVENIDKDYAYKKKIILISTPEGNKDAVAEHAIAMLLSIMNHLFISNQEIRKGKWNREPNRGREIKGKTIGIIGYGNTGKAFAKKLSGFEATILCYDILPKVGDIYAQQVDMKTIFMKSDIISLHVPYTRKTKGMINEDFIKNFSKPFYFINTSRGGCVLTDHLVQALKNGKIYGACLDVIEYERCSFENFFHHRKLPKNFFDLIHSKKVIMTPHIAGWTKESKYKMAQIIVKKILSINKKTLC comes from the coding sequence ATGATAAAAAGAATATTAATTTTAGATAAAGATCATCCTTACATCATATACAAATTAAGAAAAGAGGGATTTATTTGCGACGAAAATTATTTTGATCCTATAGAAGAAATTACAAAAATTATCTCCCTATATGATGGAATCATTTTAAGAAGTAGATTAAAAATAAATAAAAACTTGCTCAAAGAAGCAAAAAAATTAAAATTTATAGCTCGTATCGGATCTGGAGTAGAAAATATAGATAAAGATTATGCTTATAAAAAGAAGATCATCTTGATTTCTACTCCAGAAGGAAATAAAGATGCAGTGGCCGAACATGCCATAGCTATGCTTTTATCTATAATGAATCATCTTTTTATTTCTAACCAAGAAATCAGAAAAGGCAAATGGAATAGAGAACCTAATAGAGGAAGAGAAATTAAGGGAAAAACTATAGGAATTATTGGATATGGAAATACTGGAAAAGCTTTTGCTAAAAAACTTTCAGGATTCGAAGCTACAATATTATGTTATGACATTTTACCTAAAGTCGGAGATATTTATGCACAACAAGTAGACATGAAAACGATTTTTATGAAATCAGATATAATTAGTTTACACGTTCCTTACACACGAAAAACTAAAGGAATGATTAACGAAGATTTTATAAAAAATTTCAGTAAACCTTTTTATTTTATTAACACATCTCGTGGAGGATGTGTCCTTACTGATCATTTAGTACAAGCGTTAAAAAATGGAAAAATATATGGAGCATGCTTAGATGTGATAGAATACGAAAGATGTTCTTTTGAAAATTTTTTTCATCATCGAAAACTCCCAAAAAATTTTTTTGATCTTATTCATTCTAAAAAAGTTATTATGACACCGCATATAGCTGGATGGACCAAAGAATCAAAATATAAAATGGCTCAAATCATTGTAAAAAAAATTCTTTCTATAAATAAAAAAACTCTATGTTAA
- a CDS encoding TSUP family transporter, giving the protein MDCLIYLIMIKKENNRLFPIFLQLERLSLLIIGGGKTALEKLKTVLRNNPDTEVNLIAYHIDQKVYELAKIFNSIRLTKKVYGSSDLKNMDVIIVAVNDPMLSKRIKKDAKKMHKLVNVSDVPELCDFYLGSIVQKGNLKIAISTNGKSPTIAKRLKEIFTEVIPYELDEVLINMHKIRKKLKGDFDYKVEVLNTLTIKWLKNPFYPEQHKKRFKKNLLKFFLIVPLVTMCCLFLSHIDIKVFYQKLIYHLDISFLYLVVTGFFAQLVDGAIGMGYGLTCTTILLTLGIPLSSISASIHTAEIFSSGISGLSHYKMGNVNKKLFKILLVPGVIGSILGAFLLSKYGDSYAFYIKPMLAFYTFFLGIRILLTAWSKKPIKAKRIGWLAGFGGFLDSFVGGGWGPFVTSTLISKGRTPKYVIGSVSLSEFFVTLSSTLTFFSLLGIHYWKIVFGLVFGGFFAAPLAAKISGKLPLKIMCFSIGFLVIIWSIRVLYNCFFNI; this is encoded by the coding sequence ATGGATTGTTTAATATATCTCATAATGATAAAGAAAGAAAATAATAGACTTTTTCCTATATTTTTACAATTAGAAAGACTTTCCCTTTTAATTATTGGTGGTGGAAAAACAGCTTTGGAAAAATTAAAAACTGTATTACGAAATAATCCTGATACAGAAGTAAATTTAATAGCTTATCATATTGATCAAAAAGTTTATGAATTAGCTAAAATATTTAATTCTATAAGATTAACTAAAAAAGTATATGGATCATCTGATTTAAAAAATATGGATGTGATCATTGTCGCCGTAAATGATCCCATGCTTAGTAAAAGAATTAAGAAAGATGCAAAGAAAATGCATAAATTGGTAAATGTATCGGATGTACCGGAACTTTGTGATTTTTATCTTGGATCTATAGTACAAAAAGGGAACTTGAAAATAGCCATATCTACTAATGGGAAATCTCCCACCATAGCTAAACGTTTAAAAGAGATTTTTACAGAGGTTATTCCTTATGAATTGGATGAAGTATTGATAAATATGCATAAAATACGAAAAAAATTAAAAGGAGATTTTGATTACAAAGTAGAAGTTCTTAATACATTAACTATAAAATGGTTAAAAAATCCATTTTATCCGGAACAACATAAAAAAAGATTTAAAAAGAATCTTTTAAAATTTTTTTTAATTGTTCCATTAGTAACAATGTGTTGCTTATTTTTATCACATATAGATATAAAAGTTTTCTATCAAAAATTGATTTATCATCTTGATATCAGTTTTTTATATCTGGTGGTTACTGGATTTTTTGCTCAACTTGTTGACGGGGCTATAGGGATGGGATATGGGCTTACTTGTACCACAATATTGCTGACCTTAGGTATTCCTCTTTCATCAATTAGCGCTAGTATACATACCGCAGAAATATTTTCTAGTGGAATTTCTGGATTAAGTCATTATAAAATGGGAAACGTAAATAAAAAGCTGTTCAAAATATTATTAGTTCCAGGAGTTATAGGTTCTATTCTTGGAGCTTTTTTATTATCTAAATATGGAGATAGTTATGCTTTTTATATAAAACCTATGTTAGCTTTTTACACTTTTTTTTTGGGTATTAGAATATTGTTAACTGCATGGAGTAAAAAACCTATAAAGGCGAAGAGAATAGGATGGTTAGCTGGATTTGGAGGTTTTTTGGATTCTTTTGTAGGCGGTGGATGGGGTCCATTTGTTACTAGTACGTTAATATCTAAGGGAAGAACCCCAAAATATGTAATAGGATCGGTAAGTTTATCTGAATTTTTTGTAACTCTTTCTAGTACATTAACTTTTTTTTCTTTATTAGGAATTCATTATTGGAAAATCGTTTTTGGATTAGTTTTCGGTGGTTTTTTTGCAGCTCCTTTAGCTGCAAAAATATCAGGAAAACTTCCTTTAAAAATTATGTGTTTTTCTATAGGATTTTTAGTTATAATTTGGAGTATTAGAGTTTTATATAATTGTTTTTTTAATATTTAA
- a CDS encoding NADPH-dependent assimilatory sulfite reductase hemoprotein subunit yields MIKDRDYKKKMTTVEEKIKKESKGLRGSIVDSLKEELFGGFYDKDQIVVKFHGLYQQDDRDIREERSKKKLDRLYSFMIRLRIPGGLINSKQWIAIHQISEKNSTGVIKITTRQTVQLHGLIKSKIKPTIQSFNLSKLDSIATCGDVNRNVICSTYVGKHSYEEIYDYASKISKMLLPKTRAYYEIWLDEEKILEKENKEPLYKENYLPRKFKIAIAVPPNNDVDVFANDIGLIAIIDPFNYQLKGFNISVGGGLSTTHGNPKTYSRLGTVIGFSDSEEKTLKIVYEILTIQRDYGNRKDRKLARLKYTIDNYGIDWFKKELEKRISFSLEKEHPFVFTERTDYFCWIQNNKKLWNYTFFIENGLVFDRKSVHLKSALLKIAELQICNFLFTCNQNITLTDIQVNHKEKIQSILEEYGIINYMKNISSIRKNSMACVAFNTCPLALAEGQRYLPNLIDKIEHILKKYQLEKEEIIIRMTGCPNGCSRPYLAEIGLIGVSYGLYNLYLGANKEGTRLNKLYKKNMDESSILKELDLIFGVFRKERFLGENFGNFSLRKQWIV; encoded by the coding sequence ATGATAAAAGATCGTGATTATAAAAAAAAAATGACAACGGTAGAGGAAAAAATAAAAAAAGAAAGCAAAGGACTTCGTGGGTCTATTGTAGACAGCTTGAAAGAGGAACTGTTTGGTGGTTTTTATGATAAAGATCAAATTGTTGTAAAATTTCATGGATTATATCAACAAGATGATAGAGATATAAGAGAAGAACGTTCTAAGAAAAAATTAGATCGTTTATATTCTTTTATGATTCGTTTACGAATTCCAGGAGGTCTTATTAATTCAAAACAATGGATAGCTATCCATCAGATTTCAGAAAAAAATTCAACAGGAGTAATTAAAATAACGACTAGACAAACTGTTCAATTGCATGGATTGATTAAATCTAAAATAAAACCTACTATTCAATCTTTTAATCTTTCTAAATTGGATTCTATAGCTACTTGTGGTGATGTTAATAGAAATGTAATATGCAGTACATATGTGGGAAAACATTCTTATGAAGAAATATATGATTATGCTTCTAAAATTAGTAAAATGTTACTTCCAAAAACAAGGGCTTATTATGAAATTTGGTTAGATGAAGAAAAAATTCTGGAAAAAGAAAATAAAGAGCCTCTTTATAAAGAAAATTATTTACCTAGAAAATTTAAGATAGCTATAGCTGTTCCTCCTAATAATGATGTAGACGTTTTTGCTAATGACATAGGTTTAATTGCTATTATAGATCCTTTTAATTATCAATTAAAAGGATTTAATATATCAGTAGGAGGGGGTTTATCTACTACACATGGTAATCCTAAAACTTATTCTAGATTAGGTACGGTAATTGGATTTTCAGATTCGGAAGAAAAAACATTAAAAATAGTATACGAGATATTGACAATTCAACGTGATTATGGAAATAGAAAGGATCGAAAATTGGCTCGTTTAAAATACACTATAGATAATTATGGAATTGATTGGTTTAAAAAAGAACTGGAAAAAAGAATTAGTTTCTCTTTAGAAAAAGAACATCCTTTTGTTTTTACAGAAAGAACGGATTATTTTTGTTGGATTCAGAACAATAAAAAATTATGGAATTATACTTTTTTTATAGAAAACGGATTAGTTTTTGATAGAAAATCTGTTCATTTAAAATCTGCTTTGTTAAAAATAGCAGAACTTCAAATATGTAATTTTTTATTCACTTGTAATCAGAATATAACATTAACTGATATTCAGGTCAATCATAAAGAAAAAATACAATCTATTCTTGAGGAATATGGAATTATCAATTATATGAAAAATATATCCTCTATAAGAAAGAACTCTATGGCCTGTGTAGCTTTTAATACATGTCCTTTAGCTTTGGCGGAAGGACAACGTTATTTACCTAATTTAATAGACAAAATTGAGCATATTTTAAAAAAATATCAATTGGAAAAAGAAGAGATTATTATTCGTATGACTGGATGTCCTAATGGATGCTCACGTCCTTATCTAGCGGAAATTGGTTTGATAGGAGTTTCTTATGGGTTATATAATCTATATTTAGGAGCGAATAAGGAGGGGACACGTTTGAATAAACTTTATAAAAAAAATATGGATGAATCTTCTATTTTGAAGGAACTTGATCTAATTTTTGGTGTTTTTCGAAAAGAAAGATTTTTAGGAGAAAATTTTGGAAATTTTTCTCTTAGAAAACAATGGATTGTTTAA